In Sphingobacterium sp. lm-10, one DNA window encodes the following:
- the uvrA gene encoding excinuclease ABC subunit UvrA, which yields MAKSKTIDLGEQREVEVFGARVHNLKNIDVSFPRNELVVITGLSGSGKSSLAFDTIYAEGQRRYMETFSAYSRQFLGGMERPDVDKISGLSPVISIEQKTTSKNPRSTVGTITEIYDFLRLLYARAGEAYSYVNGRKMERMSDDQIIDRIMQEYAGDPIYILAPVIKGRKGHYRELFEQIRKQGYTKVRVDGEILDVVAKMQVDRYKIHDIEIVIDRLYVNEEDRKRLYTSVLQALKTAKGIIKIVNKEDKESFYSRYLMDAESGISYDEPQPNTFSFNSPYGACPKCDGLGYIFEIDKQMVIPDRSISIQKGAIVPIGPLRESWTSAIIKAIAEKFGFSLTAPVSKLTEEQIDMLLYGDEEPIPLTISYGSYGAREYKVNFQGIFTMLEEHAPKQQEDSRPVEDFRTKVTCPSCKGARLKQESLHFKMDGKNIYELASTDISNLYAWFEGLEDRLNERQRTIATEILKEIRTRLGFLLDVGLTYLTLNRSSKTLSGGEAQRIRLATQIGSQLVNVLYILDEPSIGLHQRDNERLIHALKNLRDIGNSVLVVEHDKDMILHADYVIDMGPFAGLHGGKVVAEGTPEDILKADTLTAAYLNGRKEVAIPATRRTGNGKELILSGATGHNLKKVDAVFPLGKLIAVTGVSGSGKSSLITGTLYPILNHHFFRAKATPLPYKSIEGLEHIDKVIEIDQSPIGRTPRSNPSTYTGVFSDIRTLFVQLPEAKIRGYKPGRFSFNVKGGRCETCQGAGLKIIEMNFLPDVQVPCETCHGKRYNRETLEVRYRGKSISDVLNMSIDEAVEFFENIPSIFRKIKTLQDVGLGYITLGQSSTTLSGGEAQRVKLATELSKKDTGSTFYILDEPTTGLHFEDVNVLMGVINRLVDRGNSVLIIEHNLDVIKTADWVIDMGPEGGAAGGKMMFAGVPEDLIKVKKSETGRFLKEEMKPLAAAKT from the coding sequence ATGGCAAAAAGCAAGACGATAGATCTGGGTGAACAACGTGAGGTAGAGGTTTTTGGAGCAAGGGTACACAATCTTAAAAACATTGATGTATCCTTTCCGCGTAATGAGCTGGTGGTGATTACTGGCCTTAGCGGTAGCGGAAAGTCTTCGCTTGCTTTCGACACCATTTATGCCGAAGGGCAACGACGCTACATGGAAACTTTTTCGGCATATAGCCGTCAGTTTCTGGGCGGGATGGAACGACCAGATGTAGACAAGATTTCGGGATTGAGTCCAGTTATTTCTATCGAACAAAAAACGACATCGAAAAATCCAAGGTCTACGGTCGGTACCATCACCGAAATCTACGATTTCTTACGTTTGCTTTACGCTCGTGCTGGAGAAGCTTATTCTTATGTCAATGGTCGCAAGATGGAGCGCATGTCTGACGATCAGATCATCGATCGTATTATGCAAGAATACGCAGGTGATCCCATTTATATTCTAGCGCCTGTCATCAAGGGACGAAAAGGCCATTACAGGGAATTATTTGAGCAAATCCGCAAACAGGGTTACACCAAGGTGCGCGTGGATGGAGAAATCCTGGATGTGGTCGCCAAAATGCAGGTAGACCGATACAAGATTCACGATATCGAGATTGTCATCGACCGATTGTATGTCAACGAAGAAGATCGTAAGCGCTTATATACATCAGTATTGCAAGCCCTAAAGACCGCAAAAGGCATCATTAAGATTGTTAATAAAGAAGATAAGGAGAGTTTCTACAGCCGGTACCTCATGGATGCAGAATCCGGCATCTCCTACGACGAACCGCAACCCAACACCTTTTCCTTCAACTCGCCTTATGGCGCTTGTCCAAAATGTGATGGGCTGGGCTATATATTTGAAATTGATAAGCAGATGGTTATCCCCGACCGCTCTATCAGTATTCAGAAAGGTGCGATTGTACCGATCGGGCCCCTGCGCGAATCCTGGACTTCTGCCATCATCAAGGCTATTGCTGAAAAATTTGGCTTTTCATTGACCGCTCCGGTCAGCAAATTGACGGAAGAACAAATTGATATGCTGCTTTATGGCGACGAAGAACCGATTCCGCTTACGATCTCTTATGGTAGCTATGGTGCCAGAGAATATAAAGTGAATTTCCAAGGTATTTTTACCATGCTGGAGGAGCACGCACCAAAGCAACAAGAAGATAGTAGACCGGTAGAAGACTTTCGAACGAAAGTTACTTGTCCTAGCTGCAAAGGCGCTCGCCTGAAGCAGGAATCCCTTCACTTCAAGATGGATGGGAAGAATATTTACGAATTGGCTTCGACCGACATTTCCAATCTTTATGCCTGGTTTGAGGGCTTGGAAGATCGGCTCAATGAACGCCAGCGCACCATTGCAACAGAAATTCTAAAAGAAATTCGTACCCGCTTGGGCTTTCTGCTGGATGTAGGGCTTACCTACCTGACGCTGAATCGTAGTTCAAAAACACTTTCCGGCGGAGAAGCGCAACGTATCCGACTAGCCACACAGATTGGATCACAGTTGGTGAATGTCTTGTATATTCTGGATGAGCCGAGTATTGGTTTACACCAACGTGACAACGAACGCCTCATCCACGCACTGAAAAACCTACGCGACATCGGAAATTCCGTATTGGTCGTAGAGCACGATAAAGACATGATCTTGCATGCCGATTATGTCATCGACATGGGTCCATTCGCTGGCTTGCACGGCGGGAAAGTGGTGGCAGAAGGTACCCCCGAAGATATTCTAAAAGCAGATACGCTGACGGCAGCCTACCTGAATGGTAGAAAAGAAGTGGCAATTCCTGCAACACGTCGTACGGGCAATGGCAAGGAGTTAATCCTTTCTGGTGCAACAGGCCACAACCTAAAGAAAGTAGATGCTGTATTTCCATTAGGAAAATTGATTGCCGTGACGGGGGTATCTGGTTCTGGAAAATCCAGCCTGATTACGGGCACCTTGTACCCGATCCTCAACCATCATTTCTTTCGCGCCAAAGCCACTCCGCTTCCTTACAAATCCATCGAAGGATTAGAACATATTGATAAAGTCATTGAGATCGATCAAAGTCCGATCGGACGAACACCGCGATCGAATCCATCTACGTATACCGGTGTTTTTTCTGATATTCGCACGCTGTTTGTACAGTTGCCAGAAGCTAAAATACGCGGCTACAAACCAGGGCGTTTTTCATTTAACGTAAAAGGCGGGCGTTGCGAAACCTGTCAAGGTGCCGGACTGAAAATCATCGAGATGAACTTCTTGCCCGATGTGCAGGTTCCTTGCGAAACCTGTCACGGCAAACGCTATAACCGAGAAACACTAGAAGTACGCTACCGCGGAAAGTCTATTTCCGATGTATTGAACATGAGTATTGATGAGGCGGTGGAGTTTTTTGAAAATATTCCTTCGATCTTTCGCAAGATCAAAACCTTGCAAGATGTAGGCTTAGGCTATATCACTTTAGGACAATCGTCTACCACGCTATCTGGAGGTGAAGCACAGCGCGTAAAACTAGCGACTGAGCTTTCGAAGAAAGACACAGGAAGTACATTCTACATTTTGGATGAACCGACTACGGGCTTGCATTTCGAGGATGTGAATGTGTTGATGGGCGTGATCAATCGTCTGGTAGATCGTGGAAACAGCGTGCTCATCATCGAGCATAATCTAGATGTAATTAAAACGGCAGATTGGGTCATTGACATGGGGCCTGAAGGGGGTGCCGCAGGCGGAAAAATGATGTTTGCCGGCGTACCTGAAGATCTGATCAAGGTAAAGAAAAGCGAAACAGGTAGATTCCTAAAAGAAGAAATGAAGCCGCTGGCAGCAGCAAAGACTTAA
- a CDS encoding energy transducer TonB, with translation MKTIKHIFSLAMLLSMAFCAAANSTKAKSVHSAALDTIYTEVDVIPRFSGGARGWSNFLNKNLNVRSIQESIDEDSYISFGLVQQANLEFTVCEDGKVCDIEVLNGDKISPEFKDEVMRVMKRSPRWKPALRDGQPVKTRFRQPVVVNLKDR, from the coding sequence ATGAAAACAATAAAACACATTTTCTCTTTGGCGATGTTGCTGTCGATGGCATTTTGTGCAGCGGCGAACTCGACTAAAGCAAAGTCAGTGCATTCAGCAGCTTTGGATACGATTTACACAGAGGTAGATGTGATTCCTCGGTTTTCTGGTGGAGCAAGAGGATGGAGCAATTTCCTGAACAAAAACCTGAATGTACGCAGTATACAAGAAAGTATCGATGAGGATAGCTATATCAGCTTCGGTCTCGTGCAACAAGCCAATCTCGAGTTTACCGTTTGTGAAGACGGTAAGGTTTGCGATATTGAAGTGCTGAATGGAGATAAAATCAGCCCGGAATTCAAAGACGAGGTGATGCGTGTGATGAAACGCTCACCACGCTGGAAGCCCGCTTTACGCGATGGACAGCCGGTGAAAACCCGTTTCCGGCAACCGGTTGTCGTGAACCTGAAAGATCGTTAA
- a CDS encoding acyloxyacyl hydrolase produces the protein MLRLYTLFFFLTITTINCLFGQVDSTLRRKSPIIFEVEVENGGILQQKNARVAYQDAYYEGINFKVGWQQRNKKDPYFDLYNNPIYGIGFYSSTFNNDIIGNPYALYGFVQTPIAPREHSRWSYDYRIGLGLSGNFYPFDEEENPLNLVIGSKNNVFIDFGIRAQYAFHPKWRAGVGLAFHHFSNGALVLPNSGVNLVPLTISVNYQPNPMPVTSRKADIPPYSRRTLFHINYGVGAKQLSQDNDHRYFKSTLSAYASRHVSHKWRIGGGLDLFYSSSGNHNEIAGDKSGDLGSKLSGGPSFYLAHVLNQRLVLNGNVGYYIHNQVFNGEINKFFLRAGARYYVYQNINVGASIKAHMGKADFIEWTVGYTFNR, from the coding sequence GTGCTACGTTTATATACGCTATTTTTTTTCTTAACGATTACTACCATAAACTGTCTTTTTGGACAGGTCGATTCTACCCTAAGGCGAAAATCTCCTATCATCTTTGAGGTGGAAGTGGAGAATGGAGGGATTTTACAGCAGAAGAATGCAAGAGTAGCGTATCAAGATGCTTATTATGAAGGCATCAACTTTAAGGTTGGCTGGCAGCAAAGGAATAAAAAAGATCCTTATTTTGATTTGTACAACAATCCAATCTATGGAATTGGATTTTATTCCAGCACATTCAACAATGACATTATCGGTAATCCGTATGCCTTGTATGGATTTGTACAAACGCCTATTGCACCACGAGAGCACAGCCGCTGGTCCTATGATTATCGGATTGGCCTTGGCTTATCGGGTAATTTCTACCCCTTTGATGAAGAAGAAAATCCACTCAACTTGGTGATCGGCTCTAAAAATAATGTATTTATCGATTTTGGTATCCGTGCGCAATATGCTTTTCATCCAAAATGGCGCGCTGGTGTGGGCTTAGCTTTTCATCACTTTTCCAATGGAGCATTGGTATTGCCCAACTCTGGGGTGAATCTCGTACCATTGACGATCTCGGTAAACTATCAACCTAACCCTATGCCTGTCACTTCGCGCAAGGCAGATATTCCGCCCTATAGCAGACGAACACTTTTTCATATTAACTATGGTGTGGGTGCAAAACAACTAAGTCAGGATAATGACCATCGTTATTTCAAGTCCACTTTAAGTGCCTACGCCAGCCGGCATGTAAGCCACAAATGGCGCATTGGCGGCGGCTTAGATCTTTTCTATTCTTCCTCCGGAAATCATAATGAGATTGCGGGTGATAAATCGGGAGATTTGGGATCCAAACTTTCTGGAGGTCCATCCTTTTATCTGGCACATGTACTCAACCAGCGCTTGGTACTAAATGGGAATGTGGGATATTACATACATAACCAGGTATTCAATGGCGAGATCAACAAATTCTTTCTCCGCGCGGGCGCCCGATATTATGTATATCAAAATATCAATGTCGGCGCTTCTATCAAAGCACATATGGGCAAGGCAGATTTCATAGAATGGACGGTTGGTTATACTTTTAACCGTTAA
- a CDS encoding type IA DNA topoisomerase, with the protein MKVVIAEKPSVARDLARVMGAKNIRDGYIEGNGYAFTYAFGHLVQLCTPQAYGYHSWSATNLPIIPASFALEVKKVRKDGRQVDDGGAAKQLNTIKSLLDQAEEIIVATDAGREGELIFRNIYYYLKSEVPFRRLWISSQTDKAIKAGFAALKAGTEYDSLYMSARSRSESDWLIGINATQAITLAAGNKGLLSLGRVQTPTLAMICGRYLENLDFKPQAFFKIQAGFEKDGISFTATSNKFDKKKDADAQFTQIKVGDSAEVIQVEAKETKEQPPLLYDLTTLQQDANKKYGYSADQTLSIAQTLYEKKVITYPRTGSRYIGEDVFETIDSLFQHLAANAPESIAAISRNLVGAKLNKRSVDDKKVTDHHALLVTDEKPGPMPKDQQHVYEMIAKRMVESFSEICIKDITTVVLKAADTELIAKGTVIRQYGWRLSAEQVEPPAEEEKGNDDQDNENAQLPKLTSGEWHVMRSLALSERFTKAKPVHTEASLLKAMETSGKEIEDEEMRQAMKDCGLGTPATRAATIETLFQRDYIRREKKKLVPTDKGLTIYHLVKDRSIAKVTLTGKWEQKLEEMRANKVSYDVFMKHIKDYTAKITGELLQLKIAIAQEEAKPQQKGKIKCPKCQPGSIQLYEKVAQCDRYAQGCDFKIWRTLNGVFLEEKEMKNLLENGKTSVLKGVKNKQGQLVEAALTFENLRVSPIE; encoded by the coding sequence ATGAAAGTAGTAATTGCGGAGAAGCCATCTGTCGCTCGAGATTTGGCACGGGTGATGGGGGCTAAAAATATCAGAGATGGCTATATTGAAGGCAATGGTTATGCCTTTACGTATGCCTTTGGGCATTTGGTGCAACTGTGTACACCGCAGGCGTATGGATATCATAGTTGGTCGGCCACTAATCTTCCGATCATTCCAGCCTCATTTGCACTAGAAGTGAAGAAAGTACGTAAAGATGGCCGTCAGGTGGATGATGGTGGCGCTGCCAAACAGCTGAACACCATCAAATCGTTACTAGATCAAGCCGAGGAAATCATTGTGGCAACGGATGCTGGGCGTGAAGGCGAGCTGATTTTTCGAAACATTTATTATTACCTAAAGTCTGAAGTGCCATTCCGGCGTTTATGGATTTCTTCTCAAACGGATAAAGCCATTAAAGCGGGATTTGCCGCTTTGAAAGCCGGTACGGAATACGACAGCTTGTACATGTCGGCGAGATCCCGTTCGGAATCGGACTGGCTAATCGGTATCAATGCCACGCAGGCAATTACCTTAGCTGCTGGAAACAAAGGTTTATTATCATTAGGTCGTGTGCAGACGCCAACCTTGGCCATGATCTGCGGACGCTATCTCGAAAATCTCGACTTTAAGCCTCAGGCATTTTTTAAAATTCAGGCGGGCTTTGAAAAAGATGGTATCTCATTTACCGCAACATCCAACAAATTCGACAAAAAAAAAGATGCTGATGCTCAATTCACACAAATAAAAGTGGGAGATAGTGCAGAGGTAATTCAGGTCGAGGCTAAAGAAACGAAGGAACAGCCGCCCTTGCTGTACGATTTGACCACACTACAGCAGGATGCTAATAAGAAATATGGCTACTCTGCCGATCAAACGCTGAGCATTGCGCAAACGCTCTATGAGAAAAAAGTGATTACCTATCCCCGTACCGGATCTCGCTACATAGGGGAAGATGTTTTTGAAACCATCGATAGCTTATTCCAACACCTAGCAGCAAACGCGCCAGAAAGTATCGCTGCCATTAGTCGTAATCTGGTCGGAGCAAAGCTCAATAAGCGCTCGGTAGACGATAAGAAAGTGACTGATCACCATGCGCTGCTCGTGACCGACGAAAAGCCAGGGCCAATGCCGAAAGATCAGCAGCATGTTTATGAGATGATCGCGAAGCGAATGGTCGAAAGTTTCTCTGAAATTTGTATTAAAGACATTACTACCGTCGTGCTGAAAGCTGCAGATACGGAGCTTATTGCGAAAGGAACGGTAATTCGCCAATACGGGTGGCGCCTTTCGGCGGAGCAAGTGGAGCCGCCAGCAGAGGAGGAAAAAGGCAATGACGATCAGGATAATGAGAATGCACAACTACCTAAGTTAACTTCTGGGGAGTGGCATGTGATGCGTTCTCTTGCTTTATCCGAGCGCTTTACCAAAGCGAAGCCGGTGCATACGGAAGCGTCCTTATTAAAGGCTATGGAAACTTCTGGCAAGGAAATCGAGGATGAGGAGATGCGCCAAGCCATGAAAGATTGTGGGTTGGGAACCCCTGCCACGCGTGCGGCTACCATAGAAACCCTGTTTCAGCGAGATTATATCCGTCGTGAAAAGAAAAAGTTGGTACCTACAGACAAAGGTTTAACGATCTATCATTTGGTGAAAGATCGTTCCATTGCTAAAGTAACATTGACGGGTAAGTGGGAGCAAAAGCTAGAAGAGATGCGTGCCAACAAGGTATCTTACGATGTCTTTATGAAACATATTAAGGATTACACGGCAAAGATTACCGGGGAGCTCTTACAGCTGAAAATTGCCATCGCGCAAGAAGAAGCCAAGCCACAGCAAAAAGGCAAGATCAAATGCCCGAAATGCCAGCCAGGAAGCATACAACTGTATGAGAAGGTTGCGCAGTGTGATCGCTACGCACAAGGCTGCGATTTTAAGATCTGGCGTACGCTAAATGGTGTATTTCTGGAAGAAAAAGAAATGAAAAACCTGCTGGAAAACGGAAAAACCTCGGTGCTAAAGGGCGTGAAGAATAAGCAAGGCCAGTTGGTGGAGGCTGCCTTGACTTTCGAAAACCTCCGTGTTAGCCCCATAGAATAA
- a CDS encoding deoxyguanosinetriphosphate triphosphohydrolase, with product MQWKQLLSAKRWGYEARELNDQIDARSEFQRDYDRLIFSSPFRRLQNKTQVFPLPGSVFVHNRLTHSLEVASVGRSLGRLFYMMTKKKNPNVDIDIPFLQEVGNIVSAACLSHDLGNPAFGHSGEAAISSYFIHGDGNRYESLVTKEQWQDLIHFEGNANALRILTHPFNGKDDKGFALTYTSLAAIVKYPCRAIDGHVKGNHHRKKYGFFEGEKPVFDKIAIELGLQVDPANPEGYLRHPLVYLVEAADDICYNIIDLEDAHHLRILSYQEVEDLLMPLCMDDNLRDRLDGLKDTGSKVSLLRAKAINTLIHGCATVFTGKQDELLAGTFQSSLIDALDPALVDHMKRIEKLSIERIYNAPNVVQIEIAGFKVLNALLSEFLPAYLKTNKTIFDKKIVAMIPEQFHTSSDDVYSKIRSVLDFVSGMTDVYAVDLYRKIQGITIPSLD from the coding sequence ATGCAGTGGAAACAACTATTATCGGCAAAGCGATGGGGATACGAAGCCCGGGAACTGAATGATCAGATCGACGCGCGCTCTGAGTTTCAGCGCGATTATGACCGCTTGATTTTTTCCTCGCCATTTCGCAGATTGCAGAATAAAACACAGGTGTTTCCATTGCCCGGATCCGTGTTTGTACACAATCGGCTTACCCACAGCTTAGAGGTGGCCAGCGTCGGAAGGTCGCTTGGCCGATTGTTTTATATGATGACCAAAAAGAAGAATCCAAACGTCGATATAGATATCCCTTTTCTGCAGGAGGTTGGCAACATTGTTTCTGCGGCATGCCTGTCGCATGACTTGGGTAATCCTGCGTTCGGACATTCTGGAGAGGCTGCCATTTCATCTTACTTTATACATGGAGATGGCAATCGATATGAAAGTTTGGTGACGAAAGAACAATGGCAAGATTTGATTCATTTCGAAGGAAATGCTAACGCACTGCGCATCTTAACACATCCTTTTAATGGGAAAGATGATAAAGGTTTTGCATTAACATATACTAGTTTGGCGGCTATTGTAAAATATCCTTGCCGAGCTATCGACGGACATGTAAAAGGGAATCATCACAGAAAAAAATATGGTTTTTTTGAAGGGGAAAAACCGGTGTTTGATAAGATCGCGATAGAACTCGGCTTGCAGGTGGATCCGGCAAATCCGGAAGGATACCTCAGGCACCCATTGGTTTACCTGGTGGAAGCAGCGGATGATATTTGTTATAACATCATTGATTTAGAAGATGCACATCACCTACGTATTCTGTCCTATCAGGAAGTAGAAGATTTGCTGATGCCATTGTGTATGGATGATAATTTGCGCGACCGTCTGGATGGCTTGAAAGATACCGGAAGTAAGGTCTCTTTGTTACGTGCGAAAGCCATCAATACCCTTATTCATGGTTGTGCAACAGTATTTACGGGCAAGCAGGATGAATTATTGGCAGGTACTTTCCAATCTTCCCTGATTGATGCGTTGGATCCGGCTTTGGTGGATCATATGAAACGTATTGAAAAGTTATCGATTGAAAGGATTTATAATGCGCCCAATGTGGTGCAGATCGAGATCGCAGGTTTCAAGGTGCTCAATGCACTGTTAAGTGAATTTCTTCCTGCCTACCTCAAAACAAACAAGACCATTTTTGACAAAAAGATAGTGGCGATGATTCCTGAACAGTTTCATACCTCGTCTGACGATGTGTATAGTAAAATTCGTTCGGTACTAGACTTTGTGTCTGGAATGACCGATGTATACGCGGTAGATTTGTACCGCAAGATACAGGGAATAACTATTCCTTCACTGGACTAA
- a CDS encoding aldose epimerase family protein: MTTYRLPDPAQFKAKYRNKNTHLIVLQNQAGMQVALTDYGARIVSIIVPNQQGEPTDVALGFDNIADYLNAEAKFLGTTVGRYANRIANARFELDGQEYQLEKNNGNNCLHGGSDGFHDQVWDRQTSLEHKVDFYYTANDGEGGFPGNLNVHVSYELTDDNELKIAYRAVTDQKTVLNLTNHAYFNLHGEGQGEILDHYVHIPSSQFIPTNEDQIPLNTGESVANTPFDFRVETQISENLDLNHPQLAVAKGFDHSYVVSPSDSQHVATARSASSGIQLDVFSSEPSVHFYTGNHLLGNDKGKAGRTYNPYTGLCFETQHFPNSPNLPDFPSVVLDKGQEYKSKTIYKFSLHK, from the coding sequence ATGACCACATACCGACTTCCTGATCCTGCACAGTTCAAGGCTAAATACCGCAACAAGAATACGCATCTTATTGTATTGCAAAATCAGGCTGGCATGCAGGTGGCTTTGACCGATTATGGCGCGCGCATCGTGAGCATTATCGTACCCAATCAACAAGGCGAACCTACCGATGTCGCGTTGGGCTTTGATAATATAGCGGATTATCTGAACGCCGAAGCCAAATTTTTAGGAACCACAGTTGGTCGATATGCCAACCGTATCGCCAATGCGCGCTTTGAGTTGGACGGACAGGAGTATCAGCTGGAGAAAAACAACGGCAACAACTGCCTGCATGGAGGCAGCGATGGTTTCCACGATCAAGTGTGGGATAGGCAAACCAGTTTGGAGCATAAGGTGGACTTCTATTATACGGCAAATGACGGCGAAGGCGGCTTTCCAGGCAACTTAAATGTACATGTGTCGTACGAGTTAACGGATGATAATGAATTGAAAATTGCGTATCGGGCGGTTACCGACCAGAAAACGGTTCTTAATTTGACAAATCATGCTTATTTCAATCTGCACGGCGAAGGCCAGGGAGAGATCCTAGACCATTATGTGCACATTCCATCCAGCCAGTTTATTCCGACTAATGAAGATCAAATTCCGCTAAACACGGGTGAATCGGTAGCCAATACTCCTTTTGATTTTCGAGTAGAAACACAGATTTCCGAAAACTTAGATTTGAATCATCCACAGCTCGCAGTGGCGAAGGGCTTTGACCATAGTTATGTGGTTTCGCCAAGCGATTCGCAACATGTTGCTACTGCTCGCTCGGCTTCCTCCGGTATTCAGCTCGACGTATTTAGCAGCGAGCCATCTGTTCATTTTTACACCGGAAATCATTTGCTTGGCAATGATAAAGGAAAAGCGGGCCGTACATATAATCCGTATACAGGCCTCTGTTTTGAAACACAGCATTTTCCAAATTCACCGAACCTACCAGATTTTCCATCCGTAGTACTTGACAAAGGGCAGGAGTATAAGTCTAAGACAATATATAAATTTTCTTTGCATAAATAA
- a CDS encoding redoxin family protein translates to MKNIKWIALACSAVLYFQQANAQEVVSAKDSASYEEIVAQINKLASSGTEEDKALLKQEAEALALKKDEDQLTLAASIYERALDDTEKATAIRAAIESQYPQGKTVRNKSYSEMLKEAGEDISAADFEQRYVAWTKQYPAANYAEKDHSIYHSALFNLVNRYVKESNMPKTREILSQLKGTDFYVPAVATTFDKLTDADKDYAAFAPLLKDAYTVGKAASESEDPKQKQSNNANYYAAVAPIYAAALTEEKNYDEAIEITQSSLEESHFGGYYALKNAKVLGNAYAQKGEKEKALETYEKFIAANGKDSTIVAQAQVLYKDVHGDKADFQAHLADLDKQMTEAYFAKYEKEMKKEEAPAFTLVNRDGKEVSLSDFKGKVVVLDFWATWCGPCIVSFPGMQAAVTKYANDDEVEFLFIDTWQREENYKELVDEFIAKNNYSFHVLFDEMKDRSKATVTAYGIQGIPAKVIIDKEGFIRFQNSGSESNVDKLVKELDTKITLAKRG, encoded by the coding sequence ATGAAAAATATAAAATGGATCGCGCTAGCCTGCAGCGCTGTATTATACTTCCAACAGGCCAATGCGCAGGAGGTTGTTTCCGCTAAAGACAGCGCGAGCTACGAAGAAATTGTAGCGCAGATCAATAAATTAGCGTCAAGTGGCACAGAGGAAGACAAAGCCCTTTTGAAGCAAGAGGCAGAGGCACTCGCTCTAAAAAAAGATGAAGACCAGTTGACTTTAGCGGCCTCTATATATGAGCGAGCGTTGGATGATACCGAGAAAGCGACGGCAATTCGTGCAGCTATTGAATCACAATATCCTCAAGGTAAAACCGTACGCAACAAATCGTATTCTGAAATGCTAAAAGAAGCTGGAGAAGATATCTCTGCAGCAGATTTCGAGCAGCGATATGTTGCTTGGACAAAGCAATATCCTGCCGCTAATTACGCTGAAAAAGACCATAGCATTTATCATTCCGCACTTTTTAACTTAGTAAATCGCTATGTGAAAGAGTCGAATATGCCCAAAACCAGAGAAATATTAAGCCAACTAAAAGGTACTGATTTTTATGTTCCTGCGGTAGCTACTACTTTCGATAAGCTGACTGACGCAGACAAGGATTATGCTGCATTTGCTCCCCTTTTGAAGGATGCTTACACGGTGGGAAAGGCTGCTTCCGAGTCTGAAGACCCAAAACAAAAGCAGAGCAACAATGCTAATTATTATGCTGCGGTAGCTCCGATATATGCAGCGGCGCTAACGGAAGAAAAAAACTATGATGAAGCCATCGAGATCACACAGTCTTCGTTGGAAGAATCACACTTTGGTGGTTATTACGCCTTGAAGAATGCAAAAGTATTAGGCAATGCGTATGCTCAAAAAGGTGAGAAAGAAAAAGCATTGGAAACCTACGAAAAGTTTATCGCAGCTAATGGTAAAGATTCTACTATCGTGGCGCAGGCTCAGGTATTGTACAAAGATGTACATGGTGACAAGGCTGACTTTCAAGCACACCTAGCGGACTTAGATAAGCAAATGACAGAGGCATACTTTGCGAAATATGAAAAGGAAATGAAGAAAGAGGAAGCGCCTGCATTTACACTAGTGAATCGTGACGGTAAGGAAGTTTCTCTATCTGATTTCAAAGGTAAAGTCGTGGTATTAGACTTCTGGGCAACCTGGTGTGGCCCGTGTATCGTTTCGTTTCCAGGGATGCAAGCTGCAGTGACCAAATATGCTAACGACGACGAAGTGGAATTTTTATTTATCGACACGTGGCAACGGGAAGAAAACTACAAAGAGCTAGTAGATGAATTTATCGCTAAAAACAACTACAGCTTCCACGTATTATTCGACGAAATGAAAGATCGTTCGAAAGCGACCGTAACCGCTTATGGCATTCAAGGTATTCCAGCCAAAGTCATTATCGACAAAGAAGGCTTTATTCGTTTCCAAAACTCTGGATCGGAAAGCAATGTGGATAAGTTGGTCAAAGAATTAGACACCAAGATTACTTTGGCTAAACGCGGATAG